In the genome of Flexistipes sinusarabici DSM 4947, one region contains:
- the rpsG gene encoding 30S ribosomal protein S7 — MARRRVAKKRVIIPDPIFHETLVTKFINSLMYDGKKSVAEKVFYDAMDMIKERRGEEGLDVFKKAIDNIKPVLEVKSRRVGGATYQVPVEVRAERRQALSIRWLIAAARARREKTMVERLASEIMDAADNKGVSIKKREDTHRMAEANKAFAHFRW; from the coding sequence ATGGCTAGAAGAAGAGTAGCGAAAAAAAGAGTAATAATCCCTGATCCCATCTTTCATGAAACTTTGGTTACCAAGTTTATTAACAGCCTTATGTATGACGGTAAAAAATCCGTTGCGGAGAAAGTATTTTATGATGCGATGGATATGATAAAGGAAAGACGCGGAGAAGAAGGGCTGGATGTGTTTAAAAAAGCCATCGATAACATAAAGCCCGTGCTGGAAGTCAAATCCAGAAGAGTGGGCGGGGCCACTTATCAGGTGCCTGTTGAAGTCAGAGCTGAAAGAAGACAGGCGTTAAGTATCAGATGGCTGATAGCAGCAGCAAGAGCCCGTAGAGAGAAAACAATGGTTGAGCGGCTTGCTTCAGAGATAATGGACGCAGCTGATAATAAAGGGGTATCAATTAAAAAGAGAGAAGATACTCACAGAATGGCTGAAGCAAATAAAGCCTTCGCTCATTTCAGATGGTAG
- the rpsL gene encoding 30S ribosomal protein S12, which yields MPTLNQLVRKGRKEVGKKTKSPALRDNPQRRGVCVRVYTTTPKKPNSALRKVARVRLTNGAEVTAYIPGIGHNLQEHSVVLVRGGRVKDLPGVRYKIVRGALDTAGVTDRKQSRSKYGAKRPK from the coding sequence GTGCCAACTTTGAACCAGTTAGTGAGAAAGGGCAGAAAAGAAGTAGGGAAGAAAACAAAATCTCCTGCATTGAGAGATAATCCTCAGAGAAGGGGGGTTTGTGTAAGGGTTTATACTACAACACCCAAAAAGCCTAACTCTGCATTGAGAAAGGTTGCAAGGGTGAGGCTTACAAACGGTGCAGAGGTTACAGCATATATACCGGGAATAGGCCATAATCTGCAGGAACACTCTGTTGTTTTGGTAAGAGGCGGCAGGGTAAAGGACTTGCCCGGTGTTAGATATAAGATAGTAAGAGGTGCTCTGGATACAGCCGGTGTAACTGACAGAAAGCAGAGCAGATCAAAATATGGCGCTAAAAGGCCAAAGTAG